One window of Cydia fagiglandana chromosome 19, ilCydFagi1.1, whole genome shotgun sequence genomic DNA carries:
- the LOC134674097 gene encoding histone-arginine methyltransferase CARMER, whose translation MANTFRAVTVSAVNNDGALTPRFNFPTNVNVDYDPQGLSVKVIRADPVLAQEVLEFPVHSQSECSRVAGQSYIFTIDNETLFFKFASDVDCQNFHLLVSKIKAGRSSSVFTVRTEDSSALQYFQFYGYLSQQQNMMQDYVRTSTYQRAILSNINDFKNKVVLDVGAGSGILSFFAAQAGARKVYAVEASNMAHHAQALVRANALHDRITVVAGKIEEIELPETVDVIISEPMGYMLYNERMLETYLHAKKWLKPNGNMYPTRGDLHIAPFTDDALFMEQYNKANFWYQTCFHGVDLSALRTAAMKEYFRQPIVDTFDVRICMARSVRHVVDFLNANETDLHRIEVPFRFELTQSGTCHGLAFWFDVLFAGSTQPIWLSTAPTEPLTHWYQVRCLLETPIFAKQGQALTGRVLLLANKRQSYDVTMEINLEGTNITSCNTLDLKNPYFRYTGAPAAPPPGVNTTSPSEAYWSTVDTGALSNGQQVLLETPAFGAAPDLSYPQHPNMIKTVMLQEEFIKRIGISQNGDI comes from the coding sequence ATGGCGAACACGTTTCGCGCCGTGACGGTCTCAGCCGTCAACAATGACGGCGCCCTGACGCCGCGTTTTAATTTCCCTACAAACGTAAACGTGGATTACGACCCTCAAGGGTTGAGTGTTAAAGTGATCCGTGCGGACCCGGTGCTGGCGCAGGAGGTCCTGGAGTTCCCGGTGCACAGCCAGAGCGAGTGTTCGCGCGTGGCGGGCCAGAGTTACATCTTCACGATAGACAATGAAACGCTCTTCTTCAAATTCGCATCGGACGTCGATTGCCAGAATTTCCACCTGCTGGTCAGCAAAATCAAAGCTGGCCGCTCGTCGTCGGTGTTCACGGTGCGGACGGAAGACTCCTCGGCGCTCCAGTATTTCCAGTTTTACGGTTACTTGAGCCAGCAGCAAAACATGATGCAGGATTACGTACGGACGAGTACATATCAGCGCGCCATTTTATCGAATATTAACGACTTTAAGAATAAAGTGGTGTTGGACGTTGGAGCCGGGTCAGGTATCTTGTCGTTCTTCGCCGCCCAGGCTGGTGCTCGCAAGGTTTACGCGGTGGAAGCCAGTAACATGGCGCACCACGCGCAAGCTCTAGTTCGCGCGAACGCGCTCCACGACCGGATCACGGTCGTAGCCGGAAAGATTGAAGAGATAGAGCTTCCTGAGACTGTAGATGTGATAATTTCCGAGCCTATGGGCTATATGCTGTACAATGAACGGATGTTAGAAACCTATTTGCATGCTAAGAAGTGGCTGAAACCTAATGGAAACATGTACCCCACTAGAGGTGACTTACACATAGCACCGTTCACCGATGACGCTCTCTTCATGGAACAGTACAATAAGGCTAACTTCTGGTACCAGACGTGCTTCCACGGGGTAGATTTAAGTGCTCTCCGGACTGCAGCTATGAAGGAGTACTTTAGACAGCCTATTGTAGATACATTTGACGTCCGCATCTGCATGGCGAGATCGGTGAGACATGTAGTTGACTTCCTTAACGCTAATGAGACGGATCTGCATCGCATTGAAGTACCATTCCGATTTGAATTGACACAATCAGGAACATGCCACGGACTTGCCTTTTGGTTTGATGTGTTATTTGCCGGCAGCACACAGCCCATCTGGCTGTCTACAGCACCCACAGAGCCTCTCACACATTGGTACCAAGTGCGCTGTTTACTTGAAACTCCAATTTTCGCGAAACAAGGCCAAGCTTTAACTGGACGAGTGCTGTTACTAGCAAATAAGCGACAGAGTTACGATGTGACAATGGAAATAAACCTAGAAGGCACAAATATTACATCCTGCAACACATTGGACTTGAAGAACCCTTACTTCAGGTATACGGGTGCGCCAGCGGCGCCTCCGCCGGGCGTAAACACCACGTCACCGAGTGAAGCATATTGGAGCACTGTAGACACAGGAGCGCTCAGCAACGGGCAACAAGTGCTGCTAGAAACGCCTGCGTTTGGCGCAGCGCCCGACCTGTCCTACCCTCAACACCCAAACATGATTAAGACAGTGATGCTGCAGGAAGAGTTCATCAAGAGGATCGGAATCAGTCAGAACGGGGACATATAA